The sequence CTGGTCGTGGATGATCATCCACTGATTCTCGAAGCGCTCAAGCAAGTGCTGCGCGACCTTCATCCCGATATCGAAGTGCTGGAGGCTCGCGATGCAACCCAGGCGATCGAACAGACCCGCGCACATCCGGACTTGGCGCTCGTCCTGCTCGACCTGACGCTGCCCAGGACGCACGGCCTGGAACTGCTGGGCGAGCTGCGCACCGGTTCGCCCGACGTACCCGTGGTCGTGCTGTCGGCGACCGAAGATCGTGAAACGGTATTGCGGGCGATCAACGACGGCGCCATGGGATTCATCCCCAAGACCGCCAAGACCGAGGTGCTGATCGCCGCCTTGCGGCTGGTCTTTTCGGGCGGCGTCTATTTGCCGCCATCGGCATTCGCGGGCCCGGCGCACGCGGTATCCGAGCCCCGGCCGGCCGCCCCCGGCCCGCGCTCGCCGCGAGAAGCCGGCCTCACCGAGCGGCAGGCCCAGGTGCTCGCGCTGCTGGTGCAGGGCAAATCGAACAAGTTGATCTGCCGCGCGCTCGACCTGGCGGAGGGGACGGTCAAGATCCATGTCACTGCCATATTGCGGACCCTGAACGTCTCCAACCGCACGGAGGCCCTGGTGGCGGTGAGCCGCATGGGACTGAGACTGGACGCGCTGCTGCCGGAAAAGCCCGCAGGCGCGCGCTAGCCTTGCTCGCGATGAGCGCTGTCAAGTCGGCCGTCTCGCCTGCCGTCGAGCCCGCGTTCGAGTCCGCGGTCGAGTCCGCTATCTCTCCCGAATCTGGCGCTACCGCCCAGCTCGACTCGGCTGCTCGGCAGGAAATCGAGCGCATGCGACGGGCGCAGGTGCGGGCCGACCTGATCGCCTCCATCTACAGCCACATCCCCCGCTCCTCCATGGGCGTCGTGGCCGGTGCCCTTACGGTGGCCTGGGGCATGTGGGGTCAGGTCTTGCACGTTGCGCTGCTGCTGTGGCTCGGCGCGATCGGCGCCGTGCTGGTATGGCGCCTATGGCTGCACCGCGCATTTCCCGGGCAACTGCGCGAGGAGCAGCACATTGCTCATTGGGAGCGGCATTGGACGCTGAGCACCGCAGTGCACGGGGCCGTGTGGGGCAGCTCGGCGGCGTTCATGTATATCCCCGGCTCGCCCGAGTACCAGGCGCTGCTGCTGGTGGCGCTGTTCGCCATCAGCACGGCGGCCGTGCCCCTGATCGGCAGGCATCTGCCGTCGCTGTATGCCTTCGTCCTGACCGTGCTGGTGCCGATCATCCTGCGCCTGGCGCTGGAAGGCGGTGCGGTGCGCATCCTGCTTGCCGTCATCAGCGCGCTCGTGATGTATGGCATTTTCCTGTTCGGGCGCGAGCTCAATCGCACGATCACCGATTCGGTGCGCCGTCAGTACGAGAATATCGACCTGATCGCACAACTGACCGAGCAGAAGGCCGAGGCGGATGCGGCCCGTCGCGAAGCGGACCGCGCCAATCTGATGAAAACGCGCTTTCTGGCGGCGGCGAGCCACGACTTGCGCCAGCCCATGCATGCCCTGGGTCTGTTCAGCGACTCGCTGCGGCGCCGTATCGTCGAGCCGCAACAGCGGGCGCTTGCCGACCGGGTGTGCGAGTCGGCGCAAGCACTGGAGAAGACGTTCGATGCCCTGCTCGACATTTCGCGCCTGGATGCCGGCATCGTGCAGGCCAACACCGAACCGTTTCTGCTCCAGACGCTGCTCGAGCGAGTGCTGGACGACTGCGGCTCGGAGGCGGCCGCGAAGGCGATTACGCTTCGAACCATGCGCACGGGGCTCGCGGCGCACAGCGATCCAGTGCTGGTCGAGCGCATTCTGCGCAACCTGGTGAACAACGCCATACGCTATACCGACCGCGGCAAGGTGCTCGTGGGCTGCCGCGCGTGCGGGGCAACGGTACGGGTCGAAGTGTGGGACACCGGAGTCGGCATTGCGCCGGACAAGCGCGAACGCATCTTCGAGGAGTTCTATCAGGCCGCCGAACGCGACCGGCGCGAGGGGCTCGGCCTGGGCCTCGCCATCGTGCGGCGGGTGGCGAGGCTGCTCCAGGTCGAATTGTCGCTGCAATCGACGCTCGGGCGGGGCAGCGTGTTCCGGTTCGCGCTGCCGCGCTGCGATCCGGCTCGGGTCGTGCGTGCGCACGACAGCGCCGAATCGCCTGCGGCGAGCGTCTCATTGAAGCAAGCGGTGGTGCTGGTGATCGACGACGATCCGGCTGTGCGCGAAGCCATGGCCGAATCGCTGCGGCTCTGGGGTGCGCGCGCCGTGACCGCGAAATCGCTGGGCTGCGCGCTGGAACGACTGCCCGAGTGCGGCCGCTATCCCGATGCCATCGTGTCCGACTTCCGCCTGGGTGACGAGCACAATGGTCTCGAAGCGGTCGCGCGCATCCGCCACGAACTGGGCATCGACGTGCCCGCAATGATCGTCACCGGGGATACGGCGCCGCGATGCTTGCGGGTGATCCAGGCATCGGGCTTGCGCTACCTGCCGAAGCCGGTAACGCCCGAGCGGCTGCTCGCTGAGCTTCAGTCGCTCGTGGAAGAGGGAAGCAAGCCCTTGGTGTAGAGTAGTTCACCATGCGCGCACTGCTCGCCGACATCGTCCTGGTGCTGCATTTCGCCATCGCGGCATTCATCGCCGGTGGCCTGGTCTTCACCTGGCTCGGAGCCGCACTGGGCTGGCAGTGGATACGTGCGCTCCGCTTTCGGCTGGCGCACCTTGCGGCCATCACGTTCGTGGCGGCGGAGGCTTTGTTCGGAATCGTGTGCCCGCTGACGCTGTGGGAGGATGCGCTGCGCTCTAGCGCGGGCGAGCGAAGCTTCGTCGCGCGCTGGGTGTCGCGGCTCCTCTACCATGATTTGCCCGAGTGGGTTTTCACTGCGAGCTACGTCGCGGCCGCGCTCGCCACGCTTGCGGCCTGGTGGGTGGTTCCGCCACGGAGCCGTCTGCGCGGATGAGCCGAACAAGCTCGCCGCCGGAAGGATGCGTCAGGTCAACGCATCCGAGAAAATGCTGTGCGCCCACCCCATCGCGAATTGCGCTTCCCTGCTGGAGATTGCCGGAGACAGACCGCCCGCACCCTTGACCGCCACGAGGGTTTTCTGCGCCGGATCGTAACGATGCACCGAGGCGACATGGACCACGTCCCGGTCGCTGATCCAGCTGTAGCAGACGTTGGAAAGGATCGGCTCCGGGTTCACTGCGCGGCCGGTCATCAGGGCGACGATCGCGTCGGCGACGAGCTTGCCGTGCTGATTGGCCATGTGGCCCGACTTCGGCATGGCCGGGGCGGACAAGGTGGAATCGCCCAGGACGTGCACGTTCGGCGCCACGATCGATTCGGCCGTCAGCCAGTCGACCTCGCACCAGCGGTCGTTGGCGGTTATGAGACCGGCTTGCCGCGCGATCTCGCCGGCGCGATTGGGCGGCACCACATTGAGCACATCGGCCTTCACGTCTTCGAATTGCAGCTTGGCGGTCATTCCCGCCACGTCGACGTCGACCAGCTCGCTGTTCGGCCGGTACTCGATGAGACCCTTGTAGGGACCGTTCCATGCCGTCATGAACAAGCCCTTCTTCGACTGCACGTCCTCGTTGGCATCGAGCACCAGGACCTTCGCGCGCGGCTTGTGCTGCTTGAAGTAGAACGCGACCTGGCAGACGCGCTCGTACGGTCCAGGCGGACAGCGGTAAGGCGATCTGGGTATGCAAAGCGCGTACACGCCGCCGTCTCGCATGGACTCGAGCTGCTTGCGCAGCAACACGGTCTGCGCGCCGGCCTTCCACGCATGCGGCACCCGTTCCCGGGCCGCCGGGCTCTTGAGCCCGGGAAGATCGTCGTAGGCGAGACCGACCCCCGGCGCGACCACCAGCCGGTCGTACGCGAGGGTCTGCCCATCGGCGAGCCGCACTCGGCGCTGCGAAGCATCGATTGCGCTGGCGCGAGCGCGCACGAGCTTCACGCCCCGGTCGCGCTGCAGCCGATCGTAGCCGACAGTGAGCTCTTCGAGCGCGAGGTTACCGCCGAGCACCCGGTTGCTGAAGGGACAGGAGACGAAGTTCTGGTTCGGCTCGACCAGCGTGACTTCGATCTGCGGCGCCCACAACCGGATGTATTTGGCCGCGGTCGCGCCGCCGAAGCCACCCCCGATCACGACGACCTTGCCGCCCCCCGGTCTCGAGGCGGTGCCCGCACACCCGTATAGCGCCCCGGCGCTCACCGCGGCGCCAAGCGTCTTGACGAACCCGCGTCGCGATATCCTCATGGCATCCCTCGCGTGGCCGAACCGATGCCGGTCAGCGCGGCTGTCGGGAAAAATACTCCGCAATGCGCTCGAGCTCGGCATCGCTGTACCCGGCCGCGTACTGATGCATGATCGTGGCCGCCTTGCGCTTGCCCGCTTTGAACTCCCCGAGGAGGGTGAGCAGGTCGGACTTGGACCGGCCTGCGATCGAAGGCACGGCGCCTGCGCTGCGGCCGTCGGTGCCGTGACAGCTCGCGCAGCTTGCGGCCCATGAGCGCGCCGCGTAATCCTGAGCCGTGGCGCTGCCTGCCCAGCTCAACGCCAGGCCGGCGATCAGGCCGAAATTCACGGCATAGCGCGCTCGCGCCACGTACTGCCCCCTCGGCTAGAGACGTCCCGGGATATCGGTCCGCGCAACCCGACGAGCCGGCTTCGCGTCCGGATCGGCTAGTTGGCGGGAGCCGGCAATGCGGGCGGCGGCAACAACGCCACGCCTTCTTCGGCGAAGACGAGGTGCACCACTTCGTTCTCGTCGATATCCACCGTGACCCGGCCGCCGTTGGCAAGCCGGCCGAACAGCAGCTCGTCGGCGAGCGCCTTGCGGATCGTGTCCTGGATGAGGCGGGCCATCGGCCGAGCGCCCATCTGCGGATCGAAACCCTTCTGCGCCAGCCAGTCCTTCAGCGCCTGCGTGAACGAGGGCTCGACCTTCTTTTCGTTCAGCTGCCCCTCGAGCTGCATCAGGAACTTGTCGACCACGCGCAGGATCACCTCGTGATCGAGCGGCGCGAACGAGATCATCGCGTCCAGCCGGTTGCGGAACTCGGGCGTGAACATGCGCCGAATTTCCACCATTTCGTCTCCGACCTGGGTGGCGGTAGTGAACCCGATCGAGACGCGATTGAGCTCGGCCGCACCCGCGTTGGTCGTCATGATGATGATGACGTTGCGAAAGTCGGCCTTGCGCCCGTTGTTGTCGGTGAGCGTGCCGTGGTCCATCACCTGCAGCAGGATATTGAAGATGTCCGGGTGCGCTTTCTCGATCTCGTCGAGCAGCAGCACCGCGTACGGATGCTTGGTGATGGCCTCGGTGAGGAGCCCGCCCTGATCGAACCCGACATACCCGGGAGGGGCGCCGATCAGTCGCGATACGGCGTGCCGCTCCATGTATTCGGACATGTCGAAACGGATCAGCTCGACGCCCATGATGTAGGCGAGCTGGCGCGCGACTTCGGTCTTGCCGACCCCGGTCGGTCCGGAGAACAGGAAGCTGCCGATCGGCTTGAGCGGATTGCCCAGGCCGCTGCGCGCCATCTTGATGGCGGCGGCAAGCGCTTCGATCGCCTTGCCCTGCCCGAACACCACGCTCTTCAGATCGCGGTCGAGGTTGCGCAGCGACCTGCGATCGTCCGCGGATACCGACTGCGGCGGGATACGCGCGATCTTGGCCACGATCTCCTCGATCTCGCTCTTGCCGATGGTGCGCTTCTGCTTCGAGCGCGGCAGGATGCGCTGCGCTGCACCAGCCTCGTCGATCACGTCGATCGCCTTGTCCGGCAGGTGACGGTCGTTGATATAGCGGGCAGCAAGCTCCGCCGCCGCGCTCAAGGCCGATGCGGAGTACTTGATGCCATGGTGCGCTTCGAACCGGCTCTTCAGGCCGCGCAGGATCGCGACTGTTTCCTCCACCGAGGGCTCTGTCACGTCGATCTTCTGGAAACGACGGGACAGCGCATGGTCCTTCTCGAACACGCCCCGATACTCGTTGTACGTGGTTGCCCCAATGCACTTCAACTGGCCGGTGGACAACGCCGGCTTGAGCAGATTGCTTGCGTCCAGCGTCCCGCCCGAGGCGGCCCCGGCGCCGATCAGGGTATGGATCTCGTCGATGAACAGGACCGCATTGGGATTGTCGACCAGCTGCTTGAGCACCGCCTTCAGACGTTGCTCGAAGTCGCCGCGGTACTTGGTGCCGGCGAGCAGCGCACCCATATCCAGGGCGTACACCTGGGCGCGGCGCAACAGGTCGGGAACGTTGCCCTCCACGATGCGCCGGGCAAGCCCTTCCGCGATCGCGGTCTTGCCCACGCCGGCCTCGCCGACCAGCAGCGGATTGTTCTTGCGCCGCCGGCATAACGTCTGGATGACACGCTCGATCTCGCGGTCGCGCCCGATGAGGGGATCGATCTTGCCCGCCAGCGCCAAAGCATTCAGATTCTGGGTGTACGTTTCCAGCGCCCCGCCCGCCTGCTGTTCCTGCTCGGGCTGCTCCTCGGCCTCCTGCTTGGCCGGGGCACTTTCCTGCGCCTTGCGGATGCCGTGCGAAATGAAATTCACCACGTCCAGGCGCGTAACGCCCTTCTGGTGCAGGAAATAGACCGCGTGCGAGTCCTTTTCGCCGAAGATGGCGACCAGCACGTTAGCTCCGGTCACTTCCTTCTTGCCGGAAGACTGCACGTGCAGGATCGCGCGCTGGATGACTCGCTGGAATCCCAGCGTGGGCTGGGTATCGACGTCGTCTCCGGACAGCTTCGGCGTATGCTCGGCGATGAATTCGGTCAACTGCTTGCGCAGGTCTTCCACCTCCACGGCGCAGGCGCGCATGACGTCGGCCGCCGTGGGGTTGTCCAGCATGGCGAGCAAGAGATGCTCCACCGTGATGAATTCATGGCGCTTCTGACGTGCATCCATGAACGCCATGTGCAGGCTGACTTCGAGTTCCTGGGCAATCATTCCGCTTCCTCCATGACGCACCGCAGCGGATGCTGGTGCTGACGGGCGAAAGCGGTCACCTGCTCTACCTTGGTTGCCGCCACGTCGCGGGAGTAAACGCCGCATACTCCCATGCCCTCACGATGAACCTTTAGCATGATCTGCGTTGCCCGTTCTCTACTGAGTGAAAAAAAAGTCTGCAGCACGGATACCACGAAATCCATCGGCGTGTAGTCGTCGTTGAGCAGCATGACCTTGAACATCTTGGGCGGCTTGACCTTCGCCCTGGTCGGTTCGAGGATCGTGCTGTCGCGTTGCCGTGTTGCCATGACCGCCTGCCATTGTGAATTTCCGGTCCGCTGGAGTCTATTTTGACCATTAACGAGAATTTTTCAAGGCCGGCAAAAACGTGACCACATCGGCTTTGGGGTACTTGACTTCCGCACCCAAATGTCCTAGAACGCGCGTGGGTGTTTGGCTTCAAGGTGAGCTGCTGTACCGGTTCTGCCGTTGCGCGGTCTTGAAACTCAAACAGGTCTAGGGCGCCCCGCCCGATTCTTTCGTGAGGTAACGCGCATGGCCACGGGCACTGTGAAATGGTTTAACGACGCCAAGGGATACGGGTTTATCACCCCGGACGATGGCAGCGAGGACTTGTTTGCGCATTTCTCGGCAATTCAGATGGGCGGTTTCAAAACCCTCAAGGAGGGCCAGAAGGTCACCTTCGAAGTGACCCAGGGACCGAAGGGAAAGCAGGCGTCCAACATCCAGGCCCAAGGTTAACCCCCGCACCGCCCAAGCACCCACCCAAGCGACGCAAAACAAATGCCCAGCGAAGGGTCCCTTCGCTGGGCATCGTCGTTGGCGCATCCGGTTCGCGCTTGGCGCCCCGGCCAGGCAGCAAACACCCGCCTTCCCGTTCGTTCGCGTCGTTTTTTCCGTGTCCCCCGTGTCCCATTTGCGCTGACCCGCCGTGACCCGCTTGCACATCCTGGACCAACCCTGCCGACCGACGCCCCGCGCGGCACTGCGTCCTTCACCGGCAAGCCGAAGTCGAGCGCGACAGGACCTGACGCCGAACGGCGACACTCGCCCGCGTCGCGTGCCACCCATACGTCATGAACCGCGTTTCATGTCAACCGCGCACTGCACCCGGCGTTAGTGGCTACGACCGGATGATTCTGGTCATACCATTCAACTACCGACAGGAACTGACATGACCAAGTTGATCGCCGCCATCATCGCCGCTCTGTTCGCCGTTGCCACGGTTGCTCCGGTTGCGTATGCCGCCGACGACAAGAAGACCGAAAAGTCGGACAAGAAGTCGGACAAGAAGAAGAAGGGCGACAAGGAAGAAGCCAAGAAGTAAGCTTCTCCGCAGCACTCCTGAAAGGCAGGGGAACCCTGCCTTTTTTGTTTGCGCGTCCTGTTCGACGCGCGTCCTGGTTGCACGAGAGGTTCGAGCGTTCGGTTCGCACGATGAGTCACCCGAGTGTCATTGTCGGCATGTCCGGCGGGGTCGATTCCTCGGTGGCAGCCCTGCTGCTCAAGCAGCAGGGCTATGGCGTGCGCGGGCTGTTCATGAAGAACTGGGAGGACGATGACGACGACGAGTACTGTTCCTCTCGCACCGATCTGGTGGACGCGGTAGCGGTTGCGGACAG is a genomic window of Betaproteobacteria bacterium containing:
- a CDS encoding response regulator, with amino-acid sequence MVVDDHPLILEALKQVLRDLHPDIEVLEARDATQAIEQTRAHPDLALVLLDLTLPRTHGLELLGELRTGSPDVPVVVLSATEDRETVLRAINDGAMGFIPKTAKTEVLIAALRLVFSGGVYLPPSAFAGPAHAVSEPRPAAPGPRSPREAGLTERQAQVLALLVQGKSNKLICRALDLAEGTVKIHVTAILRTLNVSNRTEALVAVSRMGLRLDALLPEKPAGAR
- a CDS encoding response regulator, producing MSAVKSAVSPAVEPAFESAVESAISPESGATAQLDSAARQEIERMRRAQVRADLIASIYSHIPRSSMGVVAGALTVAWGMWGQVLHVALLLWLGAIGAVLVWRLWLHRAFPGQLREEQHIAHWERHWTLSTAVHGAVWGSSAAFMYIPGSPEYQALLLVALFAISTAAVPLIGRHLPSLYAFVLTVLVPIILRLALEGGAVRILLAVISALVMYGIFLFGRELNRTITDSVRRQYENIDLIAQLTEQKAEADAARREADRANLMKTRFLAAASHDLRQPMHALGLFSDSLRRRIVEPQQRALADRVCESAQALEKTFDALLDISRLDAGIVQANTEPFLLQTLLERVLDDCGSEAAAKAITLRTMRTGLAAHSDPVLVERILRNLVNNAIRYTDRGKVLVGCRACGATVRVEVWDTGVGIAPDKRERIFEEFYQAAERDRREGLGLGLAIVRRVARLLQVELSLQSTLGRGSVFRFALPRCDPARVVRAHDSAESPAASVSLKQAVVLVIDDDPAVREAMAESLRLWGARAVTAKSLGCALERLPECGRYPDAIVSDFRLGDEHNGLEAVARIRHELGIDVPAMIVTGDTAPRCLRVIQASGLRYLPKPVTPERLLAELQSLVEEGSKPLV
- a CDS encoding DUF2784 family protein, whose translation is MRALLADIVLVLHFAIAAFIAGGLVFTWLGAALGWQWIRALRFRLAHLAAITFVAAEALFGIVCPLTLWEDALRSSAGERSFVARWVSRLLYHDLPEWVFTASYVAAALATLAAWWVVPPRSRLRG
- a CDS encoding flavocytochrome C, with protein sequence MSRRGFVKTLGAAVSAGALYGCAGTASRPGGGKVVVIGGGFGGATAAKYIRLWAPQIEVTLVEPNQNFVSCPFSNRVLGGNLALEELTVGYDRLQRDRGVKLVRARASAIDASQRRVRLADGQTLAYDRLVVAPGVGLAYDDLPGLKSPAARERVPHAWKAGAQTVLLRKQLESMRDGGVYALCIPRSPYRCPPGPYERVCQVAFYFKQHKPRAKVLVLDANEDVQSKKGLFMTAWNGPYKGLIEYRPNSELVDVDVAGMTAKLQFEDVKADVLNVVPPNRAGEIARQAGLITANDRWCEVDWLTAESIVAPNVHVLGDSTLSAPAMPKSGHMANQHGKLVADAIVALMTGRAVNPEPILSNVCYSWISDRDVVHVASVHRYDPAQKTLVAVKGAGGLSPAISSREAQFAMGWAHSIFSDALT
- a CDS encoding c-type cytochrome; this translates as MARARYAVNFGLIAGLALSWAGSATAQDYAARSWAASCASCHGTDGRSAGAVPSIAGRSKSDLLTLLGEFKAGKRKAATIMHQYAAGYSDAELERIAEYFSRQPR
- the clpA gene encoding ATP-dependent Clp protease ATP-binding subunit ClpA — translated: MIAQELEVSLHMAFMDARQKRHEFITVEHLLLAMLDNPTAADVMRACAVEVEDLRKQLTEFIAEHTPKLSGDDVDTQPTLGFQRVIQRAILHVQSSGKKEVTGANVLVAIFGEKDSHAVYFLHQKGVTRLDVVNFISHGIRKAQESAPAKQEAEEQPEQEQQAGGALETYTQNLNALALAGKIDPLIGRDREIERVIQTLCRRRKNNPLLVGEAGVGKTAIAEGLARRIVEGNVPDLLRRAQVYALDMGALLAGTKYRGDFEQRLKAVLKQLVDNPNAVLFIDEIHTLIGAGAASGGTLDASNLLKPALSTGQLKCIGATTYNEYRGVFEKDHALSRRFQKIDVTEPSVEETVAILRGLKSRFEAHHGIKYSASALSAAAELAARYINDRHLPDKAIDVIDEAGAAQRILPRSKQKRTIGKSEIEEIVAKIARIPPQSVSADDRRSLRNLDRDLKSVVFGQGKAIEALAAAIKMARSGLGNPLKPIGSFLFSGPTGVGKTEVARQLAYIMGVELIRFDMSEYMERHAVSRLIGAPPGYVGFDQGGLLTEAITKHPYAVLLLDEIEKAHPDIFNILLQVMDHGTLTDNNGRKADFRNVIIIMTTNAGAAELNRVSIGFTTATQVGDEMVEIRRMFTPEFRNRLDAMISFAPLDHEVILRVVDKFLMQLEGQLNEKKVEPSFTQALKDWLAQKGFDPQMGARPMARLIQDTIRKALADELLFGRLANGGRVTVDIDENEVVHLVFAEEGVALLPPPALPAPAN
- the clpS gene encoding ATP-dependent Clp protease adapter ClpS — translated: MATRQRDSTILEPTRAKVKPPKMFKVMLLNDDYTPMDFVVSVLQTFFSLSRERATQIMLKVHREGMGVCGVYSRDVAATKVEQVTAFARQHQHPLRCVMEEAE
- a CDS encoding cold-shock protein gives rise to the protein MATGTVKWFNDAKGYGFITPDDGSEDLFAHFSAIQMGGFKTLKEGQKVTFEVTQGPKGKQASNIQAQG